One part of the Desulfovibrio sp. JC010 genome encodes these proteins:
- a CDS encoding potassium transporter Kup yields the protein MAAKQSNKNRQAVLALGALGVVFGDIGTSPLYAMKACFSGHHAIALNPANVLGVLSLIIWSLLIVICLKYVTFVMAADNEGEGGIFALYELVSHKGRRRSASFMLFAAMIGGALLYGDGVITPAISVLSAIEGLDVVTTAADRYTPHIACTILLALFAFQSSGTDKIGRLFGPVMLVWFTVIGAFGLLSAVGNPEVLQAFRPYYAVRFFAENGLAGCMVLGAVVLCVTGGEALFADMGHFGRRPITLAWYCIALPSLLLNYLGQGAMLIRDPQAILNPFFSIFPKFLTLPMVVLATFAAIIASQAIISGAFSLTAQAVHLGFVPRIRILQTSKDNPGQVYVRSVNWIMAALCIFLVLYFKGSEHLAGAYGIAITGTMVITTYLFWFYLRRVRNCPWILAAVLTAFFAVFDLGFFIVNFTKLAGGGWFPLLLAGLIAYGMTVWIWGRAKLREQLQARGLEVSDLEPEIEKYMLAKVPGEAVFLSASEFVPHAFLQHLRNNRVVHEKLVFLRVNTSSEPYLDAHNRISLKSIDKNIYWMTVNYGFMEKPNLSLILVQTWNQLGLSSTDSYFYIGRMQLRFDKENQKHLLRRKIFILLSSVAEDPLDYLRIPAEKVISIGTAVKV from the coding sequence ATGGCCGCAAAGCAGAGTAATAAAAACAGGCAGGCGGTCCTTGCTCTTGGGGCATTGGGTGTTGTTTTCGGCGATATCGGCACCAGTCCTCTTTACGCCATGAAAGCCTGTTTCAGCGGGCATCATGCCATTGCGCTGAATCCGGCCAATGTGCTGGGCGTGCTTTCGCTGATCATCTGGTCCCTGCTGATTGTTATCTGTCTGAAATATGTAACCTTTGTCATGGCCGCGGATAACGAGGGCGAGGGCGGAATTTTCGCCCTTTATGAGCTGGTCAGCCATAAGGGCCGACGCAGGTCCGCTTCCTTTATGCTTTTCGCAGCCATGATCGGCGGGGCACTGCTCTATGGAGACGGGGTGATAACCCCGGCCATTTCCGTTCTTTCAGCCATTGAAGGGCTGGATGTGGTCACCACTGCCGCAGACCGGTACACTCCGCATATCGCCTGCACCATTCTGCTGGCCCTTTTTGCTTTTCAAAGCAGCGGCACAGATAAGATCGGACGGTTGTTCGGTCCGGTTATGCTGGTCTGGTTTACGGTTATCGGTGCCTTCGGGCTGCTCTCCGCTGTAGGTAATCCTGAAGTTCTACAGGCTTTCAGGCCCTATTACGCGGTGCGTTTTTTTGCTGAAAACGGTCTGGCCGGGTGTATGGTTCTAGGGGCTGTCGTGCTCTGCGTTACCGGAGGCGAGGCTCTTTTTGCAGACATGGGGCATTTCGGGCGCAGGCCGATTACTCTTGCGTGGTACTGTATTGCTCTGCCCAGCCTGCTGCTCAACTATCTGGGGCAGGGGGCCATGCTGATTCGTGACCCACAGGCAATTCTCAATCCGTTCTTCAGTATTTTTCCCAAATTCCTGACCCTGCCCATGGTCGTACTGGCAACTTTTGCGGCGATCATCGCCTCACAGGCCATTATTTCCGGGGCTTTTTCCCTTACCGCTCAGGCCGTACATCTCGGCTTTGTTCCCCGCATCCGTATTTTGCAGACCTCGAAAGATAATCCGGGGCAGGTTTACGTGCGTTCTGTGAATTGGATTATGGCCGCGCTGTGTATTTTTCTGGTGCTCTATTTTAAAGGATCGGAACATCTGGCCGGAGCCTACGGGATTGCCATTACCGGAACCATGGTGATTACCACCTACCTGTTCTGGTTCTACCTGCGCAGGGTGCGAAATTGTCCGTGGATACTGGCTGCCGTGCTGACCGCTTTTTTCGCGGTTTTTGATCTTGGCTTTTTTATTGTGAATTTCACCAAGCTTGCCGGGGGCGGCTGGTTTCCGCTGCTCTTGGCCGGACTTATTGCTTACGGCATGACTGTATGGATATGGGGCCGGGCCAAGCTTCGTGAACAGTTGCAGGCCCGCGGGCTGGAAGTTTCCGATCTGGAACCGGAAATTGAAAAGTACATGCTGGCCAAAGTTCCGGGGGAGGCGGTGTTTCTGTCTGCTTCAGAGTTCGTCCCCCATGCCTTTCTGCAGCATCTGCGTAACAACCGGGTGGTGCACGAAAAACTGGTTTTCCTGCGGGTGAATACCTCCAGCGAACCCTATCTGGATGCGCACAATCGTATTTCCCTGAAAAGTATTGATAAGAATATCTATTGGATGACCGTGAATTACGGATTCATGGAAAAGCCGAATCTCTCGCTGATTCTGGTGCAGACCTGGAATCAACTGGGGCTTAGCAGTACAGACAGCTATTTTTATATCGGGCGTATGCAATTGCGTTTTGACAAGGAAAATCAAAAACACCTGTTACGCAGAAAAATTTTTATCCTGCTCAGTTCGGTAGCAGAAGATCCCCTTGATTACCTGCGTATTCCGGCAGAGAAGGTGATCAGTATCGGCACGGCGGTAAAAGTATAA
- a CDS encoding nuclear transport factor 2 family protein, giving the protein MRKILLSMLMLLVVVSAAVSAGAAGEEEVRDQIEDVLFEYKDAYNLRGFDAVRALYADNAVVMSFPCKSKELRQFSDFSASLPQCSSYWLESSFKLRLFNITSFKMDGDKCCVRLKWDYRSNDGRGKFTPSFEFLRKDGRWLIVKETYGRKAE; this is encoded by the coding sequence GTGAGAAAAATTCTACTTTCAATGTTGATGTTGCTGGTCGTTGTTTCTGCTGCTGTTTCCGCCGGGGCTGCCGGGGAGGAAGAGGTTCGGGATCAGATCGAAGATGTTCTTTTTGAGTACAAGGATGCATACAATCTGCGTGGTTTTGATGCCGTCAGGGCTCTTTATGCAGATAATGCGGTGGTCATGTCCTTTCCCTGCAAATCAAAAGAACTGCGTCAGTTCTCCGATTTCAGTGCCAGTCTGCCCCAATGCTCATCCTACTGGCTGGAAAGTTCTTTTAAGCTGCGTCTGTTCAATATTACTTCTTTTAAGATGGATGGCGACAAGTGCTGTGTCCGGTTGAAATGGGATTACCGCAGCAATGACGGACGCGGCAAATTCACCCCTTCCTTTGAATTCCTGCGCAAAGACGGCAGGTGGCTGATCGTAAAAGAAACCTATGGCCGCAAAGCAGAGTAA